The following proteins are co-located in the Apium graveolens cultivar Ventura chromosome 5, ASM990537v1, whole genome shotgun sequence genome:
- the LOC141724824 gene encoding ATP synthase subunit gamma, mitochondrial, translated as MAMAAFRREGRRIVVASPNLLRSSLLPSSEEQVSLGVRSISTQIVRNRMKSVKNIQKITKAMKMVAASKLRAIQVRAENSRGLWQPFTALLGDTPSVDVKKNVIVTVSADKGLCGGINSTSVKISRALFKLNSGAEKESKYVVLGEKAKAQLIRDSKQHIDLTMTELQKNFLNYTQVSALADEILKNVEYDALRIVFNKFQSVVSFLPTTATIFSPEIVERESEAGKLGDLDSYEVEGGDTKSEILQNLTEFQFSCVMFNAVLENACSEQGARMSAMDSSSRNAGEMLDRLTLTYNRTRQASITTELTEIISGASALEG; from the exons ATGGCGATGGCTGCTTTCAGACGCGAAGGAAGACGAATCGTCGTGGCTTCACCAAACCTTCTCAGATCCTCCCTCCTTCCTTCCTCAGA GGAACAGGTTTCTCTGGGAGTTCGTAGTATTTCAACTCAAATTG TTCGTAACCGGATGAAGAGTGTTAAGAATATTCAGAAAATTACAAAGGCAATGAAGATGGTTGCAGCCTCTAAGCTGCGAGCAATTCAAGTGAGGGCTGAAAATTCTCGTGGTTTGTGGCAGCCATTTACTGCTCTGCTTGGCGACACCCCAA GCGTGGATGTCAAGAAGAATGTTATTGTTACTGTTTCCGCTGACAAGGGTCTTTGTGGTGGAATTAACTCCACATCAGTCAAGATTAGCAGGGCTCTCTTCAAGTTGAATTCAG GAGCTGAGAAAGAAAGCAAGTACGTTGTTTTGGGAGAAAAAGCAAAGGCACAACTGATAAGAGACTCCAAACAGCACATCGATCTAACAATGACTGAGCTGCAGAAGAACTTCTTAAATTATACCCAG GTTTCTGCCCTTGCTGATGAAATCTTAAAAAATGTTGAATATGATGCATTAAGGATTGTATTCAACAAATTCCAGTCAGTTGTCTCATTTTTGCCTACTACTGCAACTATATTTTCTCCCGAG ATTGTAGAGAGAGAATCTGAAGCTGGCAAGCTTGGTGACTTGGATTCATATGAAGTTGAAGGCGGTGACACTAAGTCTGAAATTCTCCAAAATCTGACTGAATTTCAATTTTCTTGT GTTATGTTCAATGCAGTTTTGGAGAATGCCTGTAGTGAACAAGGAGCTAGAATGTCTGCTATGGATAGTTCCAGCAGAAATGCTGGAGAGATGCTTGATCGTCTCACTCTTACCTACAACAG AACCCGTCAAGCTTCGATTACCACAGAGTTAACCGAAATTATATCCGGAGCGTCAGCACTCGAGGGCTGA